In the Prosthecobacter dejongeii genome, one interval contains:
- a CDS encoding DUF1501 domain-containing protein: protein MRRHTRREAIQAGAIGLLGFGINHLTALHSLAAPASPPRAKSVIYIFLSGGLAQHESFDLKPDAPMEIRGEFKPIRTRTPGLHICEHLPRLAKISNKWSLVRSLTHGSNDHSFSHHVMLTGRSELPIGIDRTKPQKSDHPSMAALATALLPRTNNLPPAIVLPDKLVHRTGSVLPGQFGATLGAKHDPWFLEMSPYHPKHYGAFPQYLFHHERGFEVDESLCFQAPHLSLPHGLTLDRVMDRVSLRNALEQQTDDLTTIAGDVSFDATRQAAVSLLGNRKVHEAFSLDKVEPKWLDRYGRHSFGWSLLMARRLVESGVRMVQVNLGNNETWDTHQAAFPNLKNHLLPPMDQAVSALIEDLDAQGLLDESLIVMGSEFGRTPKISKLSATALPGRDHWGSVQSLLIAGGGVKGGRVIGASDKTGGYPASDPQTPENLAATIYEALGLPREQMWQDFTGRPHTLYMGSPIAGLV, encoded by the coding sequence ATGCGCAGGCACACACGCCGTGAGGCGATCCAGGCGGGAGCGATAGGCCTCTTGGGGTTTGGGATAAATCATCTTACCGCTCTTCATTCACTGGCAGCTCCAGCCTCGCCACCACGGGCGAAATCCGTGATCTACATTTTCCTTTCAGGCGGCCTTGCGCAGCATGAAAGCTTTGATCTGAAACCAGACGCACCGATGGAAATTCGCGGAGAGTTTAAACCTATCCGCACTCGTACACCAGGCCTTCACATTTGCGAGCACCTGCCACGACTCGCCAAGATCTCAAACAAATGGTCACTGGTGCGTTCCTTGACCCATGGCAGCAACGATCATTCCTTCAGTCATCATGTCATGCTGACGGGACGGAGTGAACTGCCGATCGGAATTGATCGGACAAAACCGCAGAAGTCAGATCACCCGAGCATGGCGGCGCTGGCAACAGCCCTACTGCCACGCACGAACAACCTGCCTCCCGCAATTGTGTTGCCGGATAAGCTGGTCCATCGCACGGGCAGCGTTTTGCCCGGCCAGTTTGGAGCTACGTTAGGTGCCAAGCACGACCCTTGGTTTCTAGAAATGTCCCCTTACCATCCCAAGCATTATGGCGCTTTTCCGCAGTATCTATTTCATCATGAGCGAGGATTCGAGGTGGATGAGAGTCTGTGCTTTCAAGCACCTCATTTGTCCCTGCCTCATGGCCTAACATTGGATCGCGTGATGGACAGAGTCTCCCTACGCAATGCGTTGGAGCAACAGACCGATGACCTAACCACGATCGCTGGAGATGTCTCGTTCGATGCAACTCGCCAAGCGGCCGTGTCATTGTTAGGAAATAGGAAAGTTCATGAAGCTTTCAGCCTTGATAAAGTGGAACCCAAATGGCTAGACAGATATGGTCGCCACAGCTTTGGCTGGAGTTTGCTGATGGCAAGGCGCTTGGTGGAAAGTGGGGTGCGAATGGTGCAGGTAAATTTGGGGAATAATGAGACCTGGGATACCCACCAGGCTGCATTCCCAAATTTGAAGAATCATTTGTTACCGCCCATGGATCAGGCCGTGAGTGCCTTGATCGAAGACCTAGATGCCCAGGGTTTGTTGGATGAGAGCTTGATCGTGATGGGCAGCGAATTTGGTCGCACCCCGAAGATTTCCAAGCTCAGCGCCACCGCATTGCCTGGACGTGATCATTGGGGGAGCGTTCAAAGCCTGCTGATTGCAGGTGGTGGAGTCAAGGGGGGAAGGGTGATTGGGGCCAGTGACAAAACAGGAGGCTACCCGGCCAGCGATCCGCAAACTCCCGAAAATTTAGCGGCTACGATTTACGAGGCTCTAGGCTTACCCCGCGAACAGATGTGGCAGGATTTCACGGGCAGGCCACATACACTTTATATGGGTTCGCCCATCGCGGGTTTAGTCTAA
- a CDS encoding DUF1501 domain-containing protein produces the protein MLSIHGSSHSGFCDGRSRRDFLKIGGLAMGGFSLPQLLKAESQQGSRTKHKAVIMVFLPGGPAHQDIFDLKPDAPSEIRGEFKPISTNVAGIQICELLPRMAKIMDKCTLIRSMADCDSSHDAFQCLTGRSGKRQPPGGWPAMGAIVSRLQGPVNSAMPPFVGLSPKMGHAPWARNGEPGYLGVAHAPFQPNRGGGTDDMTLHGISLDRLHDRAGLLKSFDQLRRDMDASGLMSGLDAFNQQALGVLTSPKLLQALDLSRENQRITARYGQGENRNRDDGGPRLTEHFLAARRLVEAGARVVTLGFSRWDYHANNFGQLREDLPLLDSALSALITDLHERGLDEDVAVVVWGEFGRTPTINPKGGRDHWPRVSCALMAGGGMKHGQVIGATDKLAGEATDRPVAFGEVFATLYQHLGIDVNKVTLDDLSGRPQYLIEGGYPAMPELI, from the coding sequence ATGCTTTCGATCCACGGTTCTTCACACTCAGGGTTTTGCGATGGCAGAAGTCGCCGTGACTTTTTGAAAATCGGCGGATTGGCCATGGGTGGGTTTTCGCTACCTCAACTCCTGAAGGCTGAATCGCAACAAGGCAGCCGAACGAAACACAAAGCAGTCATCATGGTCTTCCTGCCTGGTGGGCCCGCGCATCAAGACATCTTTGATTTGAAGCCGGATGCTCCCTCTGAAATTCGGGGGGAATTTAAGCCCATTTCGACGAATGTGGCAGGAATACAAATCTGCGAGTTGCTTCCCCGAATGGCCAAGATCATGGATAAGTGTACGCTTATTCGCTCGATGGCAGATTGCGATAGCAGTCACGATGCTTTTCAATGTCTGACGGGGCGCAGTGGCAAACGACAGCCTCCTGGTGGCTGGCCGGCGATGGGCGCGATTGTCTCTCGTTTACAAGGCCCTGTAAATTCCGCCATGCCGCCTTTCGTGGGGCTTTCCCCCAAAATGGGACATGCACCTTGGGCAAGAAATGGCGAGCCTGGTTATCTAGGCGTCGCTCATGCTCCATTCCAGCCAAACCGGGGCGGTGGCACCGATGACATGACTCTGCATGGGATTTCGCTCGATCGTCTGCATGATCGCGCGGGTCTGTTAAAGAGTTTTGATCAGCTTCGCCGTGACATGGATGCCAGTGGATTGATGAGCGGCTTGGACGCTTTTAATCAACAAGCGCTAGGCGTCTTAACGAGTCCTAAGTTGCTGCAGGCACTCGACTTGAGCCGAGAAAATCAACGGATAACGGCACGCTATGGTCAGGGGGAAAATCGAAATCGTGATGATGGTGGACCTCGCCTAACAGAGCACTTTTTAGCGGCTCGTCGCTTGGTGGAGGCAGGGGCACGTGTCGTCACTCTAGGCTTCAGTCGTTGGGATTATCATGCCAATAATTTTGGCCAACTTCGCGAAGATCTCCCTCTTCTTGACAGTGCTCTAAGTGCCTTGATCACTGATTTGCATGAACGGGGTTTGGATGAAGATGTGGCCGTCGTCGTGTGGGGCGAATTCGGTCGCACTCCCACCATCAACCCCAAAGGAGGTCGTGATCACTGGCCCCGTGTTTCCTGCGCTCTAATGGCAGGTGGCGGAATGAAGCATGGGCAGGTCATTGGTGCTACGGATAAACTGGCGGGAGAGGCGACTGATCGTCCCGTGGCCTTCGGAGAGGTATTTGCCACGCTTTATCAGCACCTCGGAATTGATGTGAACAAAGTCACTCTTGATGACCTTAGTGGTCGCCCTCAATACCTCATTGAAGGCGGCTACCCAGCCATGCCCGAATTGATTTAA
- a CDS encoding DUF1549 and DUF1553 domain-containing protein, whose translation MRVSFLFCLWITSLSYAAEAPRRLNFANDIVPILTKGGCNSGGCHGKASGQNGFKLSLLGFEPQEDYEHIVKEARGRRLFPASPEQSLLLTKGTAQLPHGGGKKLDPKSEDYQDLVRWIREGMPYGKDTDPKMTHIHVEPAVLTMPLKGSQQLKVTAHYTDGSTRDVTKRALYEPNEKAMAEASESGKVTLFDLPGDVAVMVRYQGKVTTFRATIPLGAPVEQTPPVRNFIDELVIAKLKVIGMPPSEICDDATFLRRVTLDVTGRLPTPEEMKDFLASKDTNKRALRVAELVDSPEYAEYFANKWSALLRNQRTQPSYARGSYLFWSWIRDSLADNKPFDQIAREVVTASGSLDQHPPVAWYRQVKEPKQQMEDVAQLFLGTRMQCAQCHHHPFEKWSQQDYYGFAAFFANVSRKASGAKDEDLVFNKRGLAQMMNIRTKQPVSPTSLGGEALKLRPEQDPRQTLADWMSREDNPFFAHTLVNRYWKHFFNRGLVEPEDDMRETNPPVNPELLNALATEFVKSGYDLKRLVRTITNSSTYQLSAQPNQWNAKDRQSFSRYYPKRLNAEVLYDAVNNLLETESKFAGQAPGTRAVALPDNSYNQSTYFLNVFGRPDSSSACECERTQEASLAQSLHLLNAADIQTQLARQDGRADRMAKDMRPDDDKITDVYHLALSRDPTPKELHLAQEHLTKKIIGKKDLELMTSRKEAFEDILWALMNTKEFLFNH comes from the coding sequence ATGCGCGTCTCATTTCTTTTTTGTCTTTGGATCACCAGCTTAAGCTATGCAGCGGAAGCTCCACGGCGTTTAAACTTCGCCAATGACATCGTGCCTATTTTGACAAAGGGGGGATGCAATTCCGGTGGCTGCCATGGCAAAGCTAGCGGTCAAAACGGCTTCAAGCTATCTCTGCTTGGCTTTGAACCTCAGGAAGACTACGAACACATCGTGAAAGAAGCCCGCGGGCGTCGTCTCTTTCCCGCATCACCAGAACAAAGTCTGCTTTTAACCAAAGGCACTGCCCAGTTGCCTCATGGCGGTGGCAAAAAGTTAGACCCTAAATCTGAAGATTATCAGGACCTCGTTCGCTGGATCCGGGAAGGCATGCCCTATGGCAAAGATACCGACCCCAAGATGACTCACATCCATGTGGAACCCGCTGTTTTGACAATGCCGCTCAAAGGCAGCCAACAACTGAAAGTCACCGCTCATTACACTGATGGCTCCACAAGAGATGTCACGAAGAGAGCGCTTTATGAGCCTAATGAAAAAGCCATGGCGGAAGCCAGTGAGTCAGGCAAGGTCACCCTTTTTGACCTGCCGGGTGATGTCGCTGTGATGGTGCGTTATCAGGGGAAAGTCACCACCTTTCGTGCCACAATCCCACTTGGAGCACCAGTGGAACAGACACCACCCGTGCGAAATTTCATTGATGAGCTGGTCATCGCCAAACTGAAGGTGATCGGCATGCCGCCATCAGAGATATGTGACGATGCCACTTTCCTACGTCGCGTCACCTTGGACGTCACTGGACGTTTACCCACTCCAGAGGAGATGAAGGACTTTCTGGCCTCTAAAGATACCAACAAGCGTGCATTGCGTGTCGCTGAACTGGTCGATAGTCCCGAGTATGCAGAATACTTCGCCAACAAATGGAGCGCACTGCTCCGCAATCAACGCACCCAACCCAGCTATGCACGCGGGAGCTATCTTTTCTGGTCATGGATCCGCGATAGCCTCGCAGATAACAAACCGTTTGACCAAATCGCTCGCGAGGTCGTGACCGCCTCGGGTAGTTTGGATCAGCATCCACCCGTGGCTTGGTATCGGCAGGTGAAAGAGCCCAAACAGCAAATGGAAGATGTGGCTCAGCTTTTTCTTGGCACGCGCATGCAGTGTGCCCAGTGTCATCATCACCCTTTCGAAAAATGGAGCCAGCAAGACTATTATGGCTTCGCCGCTTTCTTTGCCAATGTCAGTCGCAAAGCCTCGGGCGCGAAAGATGAAGATCTGGTTTTTAATAAGCGTGGCCTCGCCCAAATGATGAATATCCGCACCAAACAGCCTGTGTCTCCCACCAGTCTAGGAGGGGAGGCTTTAAAGCTCCGGCCAGAGCAGGATCCTCGCCAGACATTGGCTGACTGGATGAGCCGTGAAGACAATCCGTTCTTTGCACACACACTGGTGAATCGTTATTGGAAACATTTTTTCAATCGTGGGCTTGTGGAGCCGGAGGACGACATGCGCGAAACAAATCCGCCCGTGAATCCAGAACTCCTAAATGCTTTGGCCACTGAATTCGTAAAGAGCGGCTATGATTTGAAACGATTGGTACGCACCATCACGAATTCTTCTACATACCAGCTCAGTGCTCAGCCTAACCAGTGGAATGCCAAAGACCGCCAAAGTTTCAGTCGTTATTATCCCAAACGTCTGAATGCTGAAGTGTTATATGATGCCGTAAACAATCTGTTGGAAACTGAAAGCAAGTTTGCCGGTCAAGCACCCGGCACACGAGCGGTGGCATTACCCGACAATAGCTACAATCAAAGCACCTATTTCCTCAATGTCTTTGGGCGTCCAGACTCATCAAGCGCTTGTGAATGTGAGCGCACGCAGGAGGCCAGTTTGGCTCAAAGCCTCCACTTGTTGAATGCAGCAGACATTCAGACTCAGCTCGCGCGGCAGGATGGTCGTGCAGATCGTATGGCCAAAGACATGCGACCTGATGATGACAAAATCACAGATGTGTATCATTTGGCGCTGAGCCGTGACCCGACTCCTAAAGAACTCCATTTAGCCCAGGAGCACCTAACCAAAAAGATCATTGGTAAAAAGGATCTTGAGCTGATGACCAGTCGAAAAGAAGCTTTTGAGGATATTCTCTGGGCCTTGATGAATACCAAAGAGTTTCTGTTCAACCATTAA
- a CDS encoding c-type cytochrome domain-containing protein, whose amino-acid sequence MKHLLLRLTLFLAHALSSEGATINFEKQLWPVLKDNCLACHNKTTTKGELNMETPELMIEGGENGKGIERGQGDKSLIYLAAAGEWDSEMPPKSNKVGAVKLTSGELALLKQWIDEGALYLAKQHRVIAWEPLPESFRPIYATAITANAQYAAAARGNQVTLYHLPTAKPVTRLTDDLLIKSGLYKKPGVAHRDVIPSMAFSPDGTRLATGSFREVKIWHREELKPRPSTALASSSNSKLTLVKSLPDTVTLMDQSTGGKLRDFKHGAAISAFALSANHQRLATSAADHQIKIWEVATGKMLVNIQGDFATELALRDKANAIARSTSEGSWQTAAIAKAEKENTDLATQLKKVKELADIARKERDDKAKALKLKQDAQTAASKTLAESEALLEKSFESKKDAAMIQKNKASIEAATAAKNQLTEAQEAFKRAETAIQDAEMEITLVTKAMAKATGAVTAAKQALELAKKDLAAATLTKNEATKAHASAIPIQSFLCFSPDALQVAGVDTAGEVRVWSAETGVPISQQRVNEIGQVQALDWPTPAGWVITGSQASLLFPDESQAIWKLERTVGSGDDKSVITDRVNALAFSADGRTLAIGSGEPSRSGDILLWGVAENKVIANYNERHLDSVLCLDFSPDGKLLASGGADKVARITDLSTGKVLKVFEGHTHHVLGLSWRYDGRMLATAGADNVVKIWDWTAGDRRKNVEGWDKEVTATDYLGGSDTLATTSGDGRVRIINSAGAEVKSLPGVKDFMNALAINRTGDWLVAGGEEGVLHVWRVTSGKEIARFTPEPH is encoded by the coding sequence ATGAAACATTTACTTCTTCGCCTAACTCTGTTTTTGGCGCACGCGCTTTCCAGTGAGGGCGCGACGATTAATTTTGAAAAACAGCTTTGGCCTGTTTTGAAAGACAATTGCCTTGCCTGCCATAACAAGACCACCACCAAAGGTGAGCTGAATATGGAAACACCTGAACTCATGATAGAGGGAGGTGAAAACGGTAAGGGCATCGAAAGAGGGCAGGGGGATAAGAGTCTGATTTATCTAGCGGCTGCTGGAGAATGGGATTCTGAAATGCCGCCGAAGAGCAACAAAGTAGGGGCGGTGAAACTGACATCGGGCGAGCTAGCACTGCTGAAACAGTGGATTGATGAGGGCGCACTTTATTTAGCCAAACAACACCGAGTGATCGCCTGGGAGCCTTTGCCAGAAAGTTTTCGGCCCATCTATGCCACCGCCATCACAGCAAATGCGCAATATGCAGCAGCCGCGCGAGGAAATCAGGTGACTTTGTACCATCTGCCGACAGCGAAGCCAGTGACACGCCTAACCGATGATTTGTTAATCAAGTCAGGCCTCTATAAAAAGCCTGGAGTCGCACATCGTGATGTCATTCCCTCCATGGCTTTCAGTCCAGATGGCACACGACTGGCTACGGGAAGTTTCAGAGAGGTTAAAATCTGGCATCGCGAAGAGCTTAAGCCGAGACCTTCGACAGCCCTCGCTTCTTCGAGCAATTCAAAACTCACTCTTGTTAAGTCTTTGCCCGATACGGTGACTCTCATGGATCAATCGACTGGCGGCAAGCTACGCGACTTTAAGCATGGGGCAGCCATTTCAGCTTTTGCACTCAGTGCGAATCATCAGCGCCTCGCTACAAGTGCAGCCGATCATCAAATCAAGATTTGGGAAGTCGCGACCGGCAAAATGTTGGTGAACATTCAAGGAGATTTTGCCACTGAACTAGCCTTGAGAGATAAAGCGAATGCCATTGCTCGATCAACTTCTGAAGGGAGCTGGCAGACCGCAGCGATTGCCAAAGCTGAGAAAGAAAATACCGATCTCGCTACTCAATTAAAGAAAGTCAAGGAACTCGCTGACATCGCTAGAAAAGAACGTGATGACAAAGCCAAGGCACTGAAACTCAAGCAAGATGCGCAGACAGCTGCGAGCAAGACACTAGCCGAATCCGAGGCCCTCTTGGAAAAGTCTTTCGAAAGTAAGAAGGATGCTGCAATGATCCAAAAAAATAAGGCATCCATTGAGGCAGCCACGGCCGCTAAGAATCAATTGACTGAGGCCCAGGAAGCTTTCAAGCGAGCAGAAACAGCTATCCAGGATGCCGAGATGGAAATCACGCTGGTGACTAAGGCTATGGCCAAGGCCACTGGGGCTGTGACAGCAGCTAAACAAGCTCTTGAACTAGCCAAGAAGGACCTGGCAGCAGCTACCCTGACAAAAAATGAAGCCACTAAAGCTCACGCCTCAGCCATCCCCATTCAGTCATTTCTATGTTTTTCACCCGATGCACTGCAAGTGGCGGGCGTGGACACTGCCGGCGAAGTCCGTGTCTGGTCCGCAGAAACAGGAGTTCCTATCAGCCAACAAAGGGTGAACGAAATCGGTCAAGTTCAGGCCTTGGATTGGCCAACTCCTGCAGGTTGGGTGATCACAGGGAGTCAAGCGAGCTTACTGTTTCCCGATGAGTCGCAGGCGATCTGGAAACTTGAACGCACCGTAGGAAGTGGGGATGATAAATCCGTTATCACAGATCGGGTGAATGCTTTGGCTTTTTCAGCAGATGGCCGAACCCTAGCCATTGGCAGTGGTGAACCTTCACGCAGCGGCGATATTCTTCTTTGGGGAGTTGCTGAAAATAAGGTGATTGCCAACTACAACGAGCGTCATCTGGATAGTGTGTTGTGCCTGGATTTTTCACCCGATGGAAAGCTGCTGGCGTCAGGAGGTGCGGATAAAGTCGCGCGTATCACGGATCTCAGCACGGGTAAAGTACTCAAGGTTTTTGAGGGGCATACACATCATGTGTTAGGCCTATCTTGGCGTTATGATGGGCGGATGCTTGCTACCGCAGGGGCGGACAATGTGGTTAAGATTTGGGATTGGACAGCAGGAGATCGGCGCAAGAATGTGGAAGGGTGGGATAAGGAAGTCACTGCGACGGACTATCTAGGCGGCAGCGATACCCTGGCCACAACCTCAGGAGATGGCCGGGTCAGGATCATAAACAGTGCAGGAGCAGAAGTGAAATCTCTTCCCGGCGTTAAGGACTTTATGAATGCACTCGCGATTAACCGCACAGGGGATTGGCTGGTGGCGGGCGGTGAGGAAGGGGTACTGCACGTTTGGCGCGTTACTTCAGGGAAAGAGATCGCTCGTTTCACTCCCGAGCCCCATTGA
- a CDS encoding VWA domain-containing protein, with product MNPTTETTLRFTGDYPALAVWGLAFVLAAAMWFLYRRESRHQTGAATWLPAALRSGAVFILVLALSGPVMRRETTQRQLGRVVLAVDTSASMKLEDDLAPTPNASNATEATTDKVSSTASRLTRAEKMLLGGTTPLLKKLTETQDVELVLLRGQQTQRLWWHRQKGKDTSGEMPREFDLQADVPITNLDSALRDAIGPATPGTALVVLTDGQHNASGSPEEFAATMKQAGTPIFTIGFGSETPPPDLSVLNVVTAESVFAEENLQGRVIVSDSLPSGTPAQVRITSGGKTLWEQTFTADGKGDRRFDFTFPVKQLPDAAASERDKTLRLLQVQVAAQGERSGIEKTRANNTREVALHLLNRKRKVLILDGRPRWETRYIHNHFDRDDRWESKLVLDDYAEKAQDGALQREFPKTREDLLSYDLVLLGDVPPSRFSAPQTDWLVEFVEKRGGGLILIDGARGHLRQWAEGKTAALLPVTWTVETPSNQKIVWNLSSEGERQSALRLSDSPSANSTLWPTLPDMRWASYVQAQPGATTLAYFQTSAAPEAKTGRPAAVFRSVGAGAVLYLGTDDLWRWRYQVGDLYHQRLWMQLAAWIAAPPFQAENQQVSIGTDRLRYTPGEQSEIRVRIRNAAGDLVSNAEPRAFLLLDGKEVATLQLEADPTHFGIYRAVTPPLKTGAYEIAIAESPTAQRGDLRLSLRVADSGNPEWATLTMNRPLLEAMASSSGGRFLREEQAATELPNLLQSIDRKQTTISETILWSSWWWFGTVIIFLSVEWLLRKKMRLV from the coding sequence GTGAATCCCACCACCGAAACCACCCTTCGTTTTACCGGGGACTACCCTGCCCTAGCAGTCTGGGGACTGGCCTTTGTGCTTGCAGCGGCGATGTGGTTTCTTTATCGTCGGGAATCCCGACATCAAACGGGGGCGGCGACTTGGCTGCCGGCGGCCCTGCGTTCAGGGGCTGTTTTCATTCTTGTTCTGGCACTTTCCGGTCCTGTCATGCGACGGGAGACCACCCAACGTCAGTTAGGCCGTGTGGTGCTGGCCGTGGACACCTCTGCCAGTATGAAGCTGGAAGATGATCTCGCACCTACACCCAATGCGTCAAATGCAACGGAGGCGACAACGGATAAAGTGAGCTCGACAGCTTCCCGTCTAACACGTGCGGAAAAAATGCTCCTGGGAGGCACAACACCTTTGCTGAAAAAACTGACGGAGACTCAGGATGTCGAGCTCGTGCTACTGCGGGGGCAGCAGACCCAGCGCCTGTGGTGGCATCGGCAAAAGGGCAAGGACACTTCTGGGGAGATGCCTCGTGAATTCGATCTCCAGGCCGATGTGCCGATTACGAACCTCGATAGTGCATTGCGGGACGCAATTGGGCCTGCAACGCCAGGCACAGCCCTGGTGGTGCTAACGGATGGCCAACACAATGCCTCAGGGTCACCTGAGGAATTCGCGGCAACGATGAAGCAGGCAGGCACGCCGATTTTCACCATCGGTTTTGGCAGCGAGACTCCTCCACCCGATCTCAGTGTGCTGAATGTCGTGACGGCTGAATCTGTTTTTGCGGAAGAGAACCTCCAGGGGCGGGTCATCGTCAGTGATTCTTTGCCATCAGGCACACCTGCCCAGGTGCGAATCACCAGCGGTGGCAAGACTCTTTGGGAGCAAACCTTCACCGCCGATGGAAAAGGTGACCGCCGGTTTGACTTCACCTTCCCCGTCAAACAATTGCCAGACGCTGCGGCGTCCGAGCGAGATAAAACCCTTCGTCTTCTCCAAGTCCAGGTGGCTGCGCAGGGGGAGCGATCAGGCATTGAAAAGACACGCGCTAACAACACGCGTGAAGTGGCGTTGCACTTGTTAAACCGGAAACGCAAGGTGCTCATTCTCGACGGGCGTCCGCGGTGGGAGACTCGGTACATTCACAATCACTTTGATCGGGATGATCGCTGGGAATCGAAGCTGGTGCTGGATGACTACGCGGAAAAAGCTCAGGATGGCGCTTTACAGAGGGAATTCCCCAAAACCAGAGAAGATTTATTGAGCTATGACCTTGTTCTTTTGGGCGATGTGCCGCCTTCGCGCTTCAGTGCACCCCAAACAGACTGGTTGGTCGAATTTGTCGAAAAGCGCGGGGGAGGGCTCATTCTCATTGATGGCGCACGGGGGCATTTGAGGCAGTGGGCCGAGGGGAAAACAGCCGCGCTGCTCCCTGTAACATGGACGGTTGAAACACCGTCTAACCAAAAGATTGTTTGGAATCTGTCCAGTGAAGGTGAACGGCAATCAGCCCTGCGTTTGAGCGACAGCCCGAGCGCAAATAGCACCCTTTGGCCGACCTTACCTGACATGCGCTGGGCCTCCTATGTTCAGGCTCAACCTGGGGCTACCACGCTGGCCTATTTTCAAACGAGTGCCGCTCCAGAGGCCAAAACGGGTCGTCCTGCGGCCGTCTTCCGGTCAGTCGGCGCAGGGGCCGTTCTTTATTTGGGTACGGATGATCTCTGGCGTTGGCGTTATCAGGTAGGCGATCTTTATCACCAGCGCCTCTGGATGCAGCTAGCTGCTTGGATTGCCGCCCCGCCCTTCCAGGCCGAGAATCAACAGGTCTCCATCGGCACAGATCGGCTCCGCTACACCCCAGGTGAGCAATCAGAAATTCGGGTGCGTATTCGCAATGCTGCGGGTGACCTCGTGAGCAATGCCGAGCCACGTGCTTTTCTACTGCTGGATGGCAAAGAAGTGGCGACACTCCAACTGGAGGCCGATCCAACCCACTTTGGGATTTATCGCGCTGTTACACCGCCTCTGAAAACCGGGGCTTATGAGATTGCAATCGCGGAAAGTCCAACGGCTCAGCGAGGCGACCTTCGACTGTCTCTACGGGTTGCGGATTCTGGAAATCCTGAGTGGGCGACGTTGACGATGAATCGGCCTCTCCTTGAAGCCATGGCTTCGTCCTCAGGTGGGCGATTCCTACGCGAGGAACAGGCCGCCACAGAATTACCTAACCTCCTTCAGTCTATTGACCGCAAGCAGACCACCATTTCCGAAACCATCCTCTGGTCCAGTTGGTGGTGGTTTGGCACTGTGATTATTTTCCTGAGTGTCGAGTGGCTATTGCGCAAAAAGATGCGCCTCGTTTGA
- the pheS gene encoding phenylalanine--tRNA ligase subunit alpha yields the protein MLAQLDSLKTEALAALDTLSDEAALEAFRIDYLGKKGKLTALSAGMRDVSPDLKKEVGAKLNEVRESITGGLTIRQEALQSAKDAASVAGIDLSLPGRPGTGIGTLHPLTQIRDLAVRTLRRVGFTLADGPEIETEWHCFDALNTPADHPARNESDTFYLPDGRLLRTHTSSVQIRTMETVKALPVRIIAPGAAYRRDEIDATHLSVFNQIEALYVDKEVSLADLKGTLEFFFREVFGPKTVVRFRPHFFPFTEPSFEIDVKLEAKGKEARWIEIAGCGMVDPAVFAEVSKKRGDDLFDPEKVTGFAFGMGLDRLAMILHGISDIRHLIENDARFLQQF from the coding sequence ATGCTCGCACAACTCGACTCCCTCAAAACTGAAGCCCTCGCCGCGCTTGATACCTTGTCTGATGAAGCTGCGCTGGAGGCCTTCCGCATTGATTACCTGGGTAAAAAAGGCAAGCTGACTGCCCTCAGCGCAGGCATGCGCGATGTCTCTCCCGATTTAAAAAAGGAAGTGGGGGCCAAACTCAATGAAGTGCGTGAATCCATCACCGGTGGCCTCACCATCCGCCAAGAAGCTCTTCAATCCGCCAAAGACGCCGCCTCCGTCGCGGGCATTGACCTCAGTCTACCAGGGCGCCCTGGCACAGGCATCGGCACCCTGCATCCTCTCACACAGATTCGTGATCTCGCCGTGCGCACCTTGCGTCGTGTCGGTTTTACTTTGGCAGATGGTCCAGAGATTGAAACGGAATGGCATTGTTTTGATGCCCTGAACACACCTGCCGATCACCCCGCTCGCAATGAGAGTGATACTTTCTACCTGCCGGATGGTCGCCTGCTACGCACTCACACCTCGAGCGTACAGATCCGCACCATGGAAACCGTCAAGGCACTGCCAGTTCGCATCATCGCCCCGGGGGCTGCCTATCGTCGCGATGAAATTGACGCCACACACCTCAGTGTATTCAACCAGATTGAAGCCCTCTACGTGGATAAAGAAGTCAGTCTGGCCGATCTCAAGGGCACGCTGGAATTCTTCTTCCGCGAAGTCTTCGGTCCTAAAACCGTCGTCCGTTTTCGCCCGCACTTCTTTCCTTTTACCGAGCCTAGTTTCGAGATTGATGTAAAGCTTGAGGCCAAAGGAAAAGAAGCTCGCTGGATCGAAATTGCAGGTTGCGGCATGGTGGACCCCGCCGTTTTTGCCGAAGTCAGCAAAAAGCGTGGTGACGATTTGTTCGACCCTGAAAAAGTCACCGGCTTTGCCTTTGGCATGGGTCTAGACCGCCTCGCTATGATCCTTCACGGCATCAGCGATATCCGCCACCTCATCGAAAACGACGCCCGCTTCCTGCAGCAGTTTTAA